From a region of the Haematobia irritans isolate KBUSLIRL chromosome 4, ASM5000362v1, whole genome shotgun sequence genome:
- the MnM gene encoding myomesin and myosin binding protein isoform X2, with product MGSPHWVKATPIPVNNCEVSISGLEPGWRYQFRVFAENIVGRSDPSDLSDVLTVTLQRNAISVPRFIDELQDMHAVEDERMEFRVKFLGQPPPEINWFKDGYEIFSSRRTKIVNDTDASVLIIHQVALTDEGEIKCTATNRAGHVVTKARLFVQAPPKIRLPRTYEDGLIVEAEEVLRLKVGIAGQPLPQITWLHEGEAIANSGRFEIINTDKNSMLKIDNVQRDDRGEYSIKASNKLGEDVSSFLVTVTARPNPPGKVRLNMSFGKSATLSWTAPIDDGGCKIGNYIVEYFRIGWNVWLKAATTRSLSTTLHDLIEGSEYKFRVKAENPYGVSDPSEESDVLFIPDPKRGITKPSSEVKLNEDPNRPVPPRRKTLSPSRPTVDAATETLGRFSPKTDRKIRPQVFDSEDLHREMSYGTAMGKTPSPLTSTDAINKQPSSIPNNLTLNIEAAIGREGRSPQRSPTTTKKPVFLQSILKPKELPMSSKTPTPSTPTTEPVAENSTIVDFMKTRNRNVTPNHDEDLMRPIKSSSSAANTAKTSAPYAGLQALGPAAQNASTLAMAIATSSLGQDTDLKFAGMREVKNGNSSSTTTPTTPTIEISAPPKVTVTTVTTPTSPISVTTTSLASQNPIRKMSNTDKHDDVHTSNEFMLVVFDKNSKVNDKDKQDSFELDLEDAIQPPPISISAPDLALLEYSTLHTFPMRRSVSSTELLYERAMARFYEAVELEEAEKARKLKVSQDKLAAPANVRKRLGSMTEAERLSFEKRSEMRRQSADITQDIKTLHKWNSKENVTDIKATPRKMPQMLSKRQESQESGEVSDDYRVRREDSYDIGSDYTESTASSDEDSIEKFKMELMARTRSPTPRELETYHPRDMSAGVFTPYRAPTPNEAALVLTRPVPLPSPDFVPKPILKRPSYENVLQADPSNNDTSNTSKTNANSHDKLDIAKGIKSFFKRDKRSATEKNTEENEMISNPQEKTNASLLKAEADAKRKSKEEEEERKRKEAERIMLEEAHAAVDHYSELVQQVSTTKKYHTPIYMDQEELKKIAEKAKQDGVLDDEDDENAEYNQHKARRSQSPDIGLVPPVSNKPRLSISERGQMVHVRETASDMSMKQVQYQGSEPETPSERNTPLSFTVPSLNKPETPPVLSTPPPLHSPPTPPVDECETISTVISETVEERPDSRGRTRLVKVKRVLRKRVPSGTRSRDTSLSRPASSIGSAYEPLASVTTRPLSTTRRSATTESRSPGPIGRRPLIVDTKANSLDGKNQKASPLISSSHESVEVATHPPTPISDEEAQEKVRSAISYSTDMVLFIVACYFYLFKDARLVLPILALMIYRQLGEAINKCIPSWLRRKKE from the exons ACGAACTGCAGGATATGCATGCTGTTGAGGACGAACGAATGGAATTTCGTGTGAAATTCCTTGGTCAACCACCGCCGGAAATCAATTGGTTCAAAGACGGCTATGAAATCTTCAGTAGTAGACGAACGAAAATTGTTAACGATACCGACGCTAGTGTCTTGATCATACATCAGGTGGCATTGACCGATGAGGGTGAAATCAAGTGCACGGCGACTAATCGAGCTGGTCATGTCGTAACGAAGGCTAGACTCTTTGTACAAGCTCCGCCTAAGATACGTCTGCCACGTACCTATGAAGATGGCCTTATCGTGGAGGCCGAAGAGGTGTTACGCCTGAAAGTTGGTATAGCGGGTCAACCTTTGCCTCAGATAACCTGGCTGCATGAGGGTGAGGCTATAGCCAACAGCGGAAGATTTGAGATTATCAATACCGACAAGAATTCCATGTTGAAAATCGATAATGTCCAACGGGATGATCGGGGCGAGTATAGCATCAAGGCCTCGAATAAATTAGGCGAGGATGTTAGCTCGTTTTTGGTTACTGTCACTGCACGTCCCAATCCCCCTGGGAAGGTGAGGTTAAACATGTCCTTCGGCAAATCGGCTACTCTGTCATGGACAGCCCCTATTGATGACGGAGGCTGCAAGATAGGCAACTATATAGTCGAATATTTTCGTATTGGCTGGAATGTTTGGCTTAAAGCGGCAACAACACGCTCTCTTAGTACTACCCTACATGATTTGATTGAGGGTTCGGAATATAAGTTCCGAGTGAAAGCGGAAAATCCTTACGGCGTTAGCGATCCCAGTGAAGAGTCTGATGTACTTTTCATACCAGATCCCAAACGGGGTATTACGAAACCCAGTTCTGAGGTAAAACTTAATGAGGATCCCAATAGACCTGTACCTCCTCGGCGAAAGACACTATCGCCATCCAGACCAACCGTGGACGCGGCCACCGAAACTCTTGGGCgtttttcaccaaaaacggATCGTAAGATAAGGCCTCAAGTATTCGACAGTGAAGATTTGCACCGTGAAATGTCATATGGAACTGCAATGGGTAAAACTCCCTCACCTTTGACTTCTACCGACGCAATTAATAAGCAACCCAGTAGCATTCCGAACAATTTGACCTTGAACATCGAAGCTGCTATCGGTAGAGAAGGGCGATCACCACAACGTTCACCCACAACAACGAAGAAACCAGTCTTCCTGCAAAGCATTTTGAAACCCAAAGAATTACCGATGTCTTCCAAAACACCGACGCCGTCAACGCCCACCACAGAACCTGTAGCCGAGAATTCAACGATTGTTGATTTCATGAAAACTCGCAACCGTAATGTTACTCCCAATCATGATGAGGATTTAATGAGGCCCATTAAGTCATCTTCATCTGCCGCAAATACTGCAAAAACTTCTGCTCCTTATGCCGGCTTACAAGCTCTGGGCCCTGCAGCCCAAAATGCATCAACATTGGCTATGGCAATAGCCACATCTTCTCTAGGCCAAGATACCGATCTAAAGTTTGCTGGAATGCGTGAAGTGAAAAATGGAAATAGTAGCAGTACCACAACTCCAACAACCCCAACAATAGAAATAAGTGCTCCTCCAAAAGTTACAGTGACTACAGTTACCACTCCCACGTCACCTATATCGGTGACCACCACCTCCTTGGCATCCCAAAATCCAATTCGCAAAATGTCAAATACCGATAAGCATGACGATGTGCACACCAGCAACGAATTCATGCTTGTTGTATTCGACAAGAATAGCAAGGTCAACGATAAAGACA AGCAAGATTCCTTCGAATTGGATCTAGAGGATGCCATACAACCTCCCCCTATCTCCATATCGGCTCCTGATTTAGCTTTGCTGGAATATTCCACCCTGCATACCTTCCCTATGCGACGTTCGGTAAGCTCTACGGAATTGCTCTACGAAAGGGCCATGGCCCGCTTTTACGAAGCTGTTGAGCTGGAGGAAGCTGAAAAAGCACGTAAATTAAAGGTATCCCAAGACAAATTGGCTGCGCCGGCCAATGTCCGCAAGCGCTTAGGTTCCATGACCGAAGCTGAAAGACTATCGTTTGAAAAACGTAGTGAGATGAGGAGACAATCGGCGGACATTACTCAGGACATTAAGACTCTACATAAATGGAACTCAAAGGAAAACGTAACTGACATCAAAGCCACACCACGTAAGATGCCTCAAATGCTAAGCAAGCGTCAGGAAAGCCAAGAAAGTGGCGAGGTCAGCGATGATTATCGAGTACGAAGAGAAGATAGTTACGATATCGGTTCAGACTATACGGAAAGTACAGCATCGTCGGATGAAGACTCCATAGAAAAGTTCAAAATGGAGTTAATGGCGCGAACTCGTTCGCCCACACCACGAGAGCTAGAGACTTATCATCCACGTGACATGTCGGCAGGAGTTTTCACTCCCTATCGAGCTCCAACACCTAATGAGGCAGCATTGGTATTGACAAGACCAGTCCCCTTACCAAGCCCGGATTTTGTACCAAAACCTATTTTGAAAAGACCCTCATATGAGAATGTCCTACAAGCCGATCCATCCAACAATGATACTTCCAATACCTCAAAGACAAATGCTAATTCCCATGATAAGCTAGACATCGCCAAGGGTATAAAGTCCTTCTTTAAAAGGGACAAGCGTTCGGCCACTGAAAAAAATACAGAggaaaatgaaatgatatctaatcCTCAGGAGAAAACCAACGCCTCCTTGTTAAAAGCTGAAGCCGATGCGAAGCGGAAGTCCAAAGAAGAGGAGGAGGAACGAAAGCGAAAAGAAGCCGAACGCATTATGCTCGAAGAAGCCCACGCTGCAGTGGACCACTACAGTGAATTGGTGCAGCAAGTCAGCACAACTAAGAAATATCACACGCCCATATACATGGATCAGGAGGAGTTGAAAAAGATTGCTGAGAAAGCCAAACAAGATGGAGTACTGGACGATGAGGACGACGAAAATGCTGAATACAATCAACACAAAGCAAGGCGTTCGCAAAGTCCCGATATTGGTTTGGTGCCACCGGTGAGCAACAAGCCAAGATTATCAATATCAGAACGAGGTCAAATGGTACATGTTCGTGAAACAGCCAGTGACATGTCCATGAAACAGGTTCAATACCAAGGATCCGAACCAGAAACCCCAAGCGAGCGGAATACACCGTTGTCATTCACAGTTCCAAGTCTCAATAAACCCGAAACACCTCCTGTATTATCTACACCGCCGCCATTACATTCACCCCCAACGCCACCGGTGGATGAGTGCGAAACTATCAGCACTGTAATAAGTGAAACTGTGGAAGAACGTCCCGATTCTAGAGGTCGAACACGTTTGGTTAAGGTTAAACGCGTTCTCAGAAAAAGAGTTCCTTCGGGTACCCGCTCTCGCGATACCTCTCTCAGTAGGCCAGCCTCGAGTATAGGTTCAGCATATGAACCATTGGCATCCGTCACAACAAGACCCCTATCCACAACAAGAAGATCTGCTACAACTGAATCAAGATCACCCGGTCCTATTGGCAGAAGACCTttaatagttgatactaaaGCGAACTCACTGGACGGGAAAAACCAAAAGGCTTCGCCCTTGATATCATCTTCACACGAATCAGTAGAAGTGGCCACCCATCCTCCCACGCCCATAAGCGATGAAGAGGCCCAAGAGAAAGTTCGTTCTGCCATATCCTATTCCACCGATATGGTTCTCTTCATTGTCGCCTGTTATTTCTATCTATTCAAAGACGCAAGGCTAGTTTTGCCCATATTGGCTCTAATGATATATCGCCAATTGGGTGAGGCGATTAATAAATGCATACCTAGTTGGTTGAGGCGCAAAAAAGAATAA
- the MnM gene encoding myomesin and myosin binding protein isoform X1, whose product MGNQQGKLQHQTQSGRPKKNVHWKSAERPSPPGRPLLIAVSEQQPDVVSLRWERPRLDGGSPITGYIVEHRRMGSPHWVKATPIPVNNCEVSISGLEPGWRYQFRVFAENIVGRSDPSDLSDVLTVTLQRNAISVPRFIDELQDMHAVEDERMEFRVKFLGQPPPEINWFKDGYEIFSSRRTKIVNDTDASVLIIHQVALTDEGEIKCTATNRAGHVVTKARLFVQAPPKIRLPRTYEDGLIVEAEEVLRLKVGIAGQPLPQITWLHEGEAIANSGRFEIINTDKNSMLKIDNVQRDDRGEYSIKASNKLGEDVSSFLVTVTARPNPPGKVRLNMSFGKSATLSWTAPIDDGGCKIGNYIVEYFRIGWNVWLKAATTRSLSTTLHDLIEGSEYKFRVKAENPYGVSDPSEESDVLFIPDPKRGITKPSSEVKLNEDPNRPVPPRRKTLSPSRPTVDAATETLGRFSPKTDRKIRPQVFDSEDLHREMSYGTAMGKTPSPLTSTDAINKQPSSIPNNLTLNIEAAIGREGRSPQRSPTTTKKPVFLQSILKPKELPMSSKTPTPSTPTTEPVAENSTIVDFMKTRNRNVTPNHDEDLMRPIKSSSSAANTAKTSAPYAGLQALGPAAQNASTLAMAIATSSLGQDTDLKFAGMREVKNGNSSSTTTPTTPTIEISAPPKVTVTTVTTPTSPISVTTTSLASQNPIRKMSNTDKHDDVHTSNEFMLVVFDKNSKVNDKDKQDSFELDLEDAIQPPPISISAPDLALLEYSTLHTFPMRRSVSSTELLYERAMARFYEAVELEEAEKARKLKVSQDKLAAPANVRKRLGSMTEAERLSFEKRSEMRRQSADITQDIKTLHKWNSKENVTDIKATPRKMPQMLSKRQESQESGEVSDDYRVRREDSYDIGSDYTESTASSDEDSIEKFKMELMARTRSPTPRELETYHPRDMSAGVFTPYRAPTPNEAALVLTRPVPLPSPDFVPKPILKRPSYENVLQADPSNNDTSNTSKTNANSHDKLDIAKGIKSFFKRDKRSATEKNTEENEMISNPQEKTNASLLKAEADAKRKSKEEEEERKRKEAERIMLEEAHAAVDHYSELVQQVSTTKKYHTPIYMDQEELKKIAEKAKQDGVLDDEDDENAEYNQHKARRSQSPDIGLVPPVSNKPRLSISERGQMVHVRETASDMSMKQVQYQGSEPETPSERNTPLSFTVPSLNKPETPPVLSTPPPLHSPPTPPVDECETISTVISETVEERPDSRGRTRLVKVKRVLRKRVPSGTRSRDTSLSRPASSIGSAYEPLASVTTRPLSTTRRSATTESRSPGPIGRRPLIVDTKANSLDGKNQKASPLISSSHESVEVATHPPTPISDEEAQEKVRSAISYSTDMVLFIVACYFYLFKDARLVLPILALMIYRQLGEAINKCIPSWLRRKKE is encoded by the exons ACGAACTGCAGGATATGCATGCTGTTGAGGACGAACGAATGGAATTTCGTGTGAAATTCCTTGGTCAACCACCGCCGGAAATCAATTGGTTCAAAGACGGCTATGAAATCTTCAGTAGTAGACGAACGAAAATTGTTAACGATACCGACGCTAGTGTCTTGATCATACATCAGGTGGCATTGACCGATGAGGGTGAAATCAAGTGCACGGCGACTAATCGAGCTGGTCATGTCGTAACGAAGGCTAGACTCTTTGTACAAGCTCCGCCTAAGATACGTCTGCCACGTACCTATGAAGATGGCCTTATCGTGGAGGCCGAAGAGGTGTTACGCCTGAAAGTTGGTATAGCGGGTCAACCTTTGCCTCAGATAACCTGGCTGCATGAGGGTGAGGCTATAGCCAACAGCGGAAGATTTGAGATTATCAATACCGACAAGAATTCCATGTTGAAAATCGATAATGTCCAACGGGATGATCGGGGCGAGTATAGCATCAAGGCCTCGAATAAATTAGGCGAGGATGTTAGCTCGTTTTTGGTTACTGTCACTGCACGTCCCAATCCCCCTGGGAAGGTGAGGTTAAACATGTCCTTCGGCAAATCGGCTACTCTGTCATGGACAGCCCCTATTGATGACGGAGGCTGCAAGATAGGCAACTATATAGTCGAATATTTTCGTATTGGCTGGAATGTTTGGCTTAAAGCGGCAACAACACGCTCTCTTAGTACTACCCTACATGATTTGATTGAGGGTTCGGAATATAAGTTCCGAGTGAAAGCGGAAAATCCTTACGGCGTTAGCGATCCCAGTGAAGAGTCTGATGTACTTTTCATACCAGATCCCAAACGGGGTATTACGAAACCCAGTTCTGAGGTAAAACTTAATGAGGATCCCAATAGACCTGTACCTCCTCGGCGAAAGACACTATCGCCATCCAGACCAACCGTGGACGCGGCCACCGAAACTCTTGGGCgtttttcaccaaaaacggATCGTAAGATAAGGCCTCAAGTATTCGACAGTGAAGATTTGCACCGTGAAATGTCATATGGAACTGCAATGGGTAAAACTCCCTCACCTTTGACTTCTACCGACGCAATTAATAAGCAACCCAGTAGCATTCCGAACAATTTGACCTTGAACATCGAAGCTGCTATCGGTAGAGAAGGGCGATCACCACAACGTTCACCCACAACAACGAAGAAACCAGTCTTCCTGCAAAGCATTTTGAAACCCAAAGAATTACCGATGTCTTCCAAAACACCGACGCCGTCAACGCCCACCACAGAACCTGTAGCCGAGAATTCAACGATTGTTGATTTCATGAAAACTCGCAACCGTAATGTTACTCCCAATCATGATGAGGATTTAATGAGGCCCATTAAGTCATCTTCATCTGCCGCAAATACTGCAAAAACTTCTGCTCCTTATGCCGGCTTACAAGCTCTGGGCCCTGCAGCCCAAAATGCATCAACATTGGCTATGGCAATAGCCACATCTTCTCTAGGCCAAGATACCGATCTAAAGTTTGCTGGAATGCGTGAAGTGAAAAATGGAAATAGTAGCAGTACCACAACTCCAACAACCCCAACAATAGAAATAAGTGCTCCTCCAAAAGTTACAGTGACTACAGTTACCACTCCCACGTCACCTATATCGGTGACCACCACCTCCTTGGCATCCCAAAATCCAATTCGCAAAATGTCAAATACCGATAAGCATGACGATGTGCACACCAGCAACGAATTCATGCTTGTTGTATTCGACAAGAATAGCAAGGTCAACGATAAAGACA AGCAAGATTCCTTCGAATTGGATCTAGAGGATGCCATACAACCTCCCCCTATCTCCATATCGGCTCCTGATTTAGCTTTGCTGGAATATTCCACCCTGCATACCTTCCCTATGCGACGTTCGGTAAGCTCTACGGAATTGCTCTACGAAAGGGCCATGGCCCGCTTTTACGAAGCTGTTGAGCTGGAGGAAGCTGAAAAAGCACGTAAATTAAAGGTATCCCAAGACAAATTGGCTGCGCCGGCCAATGTCCGCAAGCGCTTAGGTTCCATGACCGAAGCTGAAAGACTATCGTTTGAAAAACGTAGTGAGATGAGGAGACAATCGGCGGACATTACTCAGGACATTAAGACTCTACATAAATGGAACTCAAAGGAAAACGTAACTGACATCAAAGCCACACCACGTAAGATGCCTCAAATGCTAAGCAAGCGTCAGGAAAGCCAAGAAAGTGGCGAGGTCAGCGATGATTATCGAGTACGAAGAGAAGATAGTTACGATATCGGTTCAGACTATACGGAAAGTACAGCATCGTCGGATGAAGACTCCATAGAAAAGTTCAAAATGGAGTTAATGGCGCGAACTCGTTCGCCCACACCACGAGAGCTAGAGACTTATCATCCACGTGACATGTCGGCAGGAGTTTTCACTCCCTATCGAGCTCCAACACCTAATGAGGCAGCATTGGTATTGACAAGACCAGTCCCCTTACCAAGCCCGGATTTTGTACCAAAACCTATTTTGAAAAGACCCTCATATGAGAATGTCCTACAAGCCGATCCATCCAACAATGATACTTCCAATACCTCAAAGACAAATGCTAATTCCCATGATAAGCTAGACATCGCCAAGGGTATAAAGTCCTTCTTTAAAAGGGACAAGCGTTCGGCCACTGAAAAAAATACAGAggaaaatgaaatgatatctaatcCTCAGGAGAAAACCAACGCCTCCTTGTTAAAAGCTGAAGCCGATGCGAAGCGGAAGTCCAAAGAAGAGGAGGAGGAACGAAAGCGAAAAGAAGCCGAACGCATTATGCTCGAAGAAGCCCACGCTGCAGTGGACCACTACAGTGAATTGGTGCAGCAAGTCAGCACAACTAAGAAATATCACACGCCCATATACATGGATCAGGAGGAGTTGAAAAAGATTGCTGAGAAAGCCAAACAAGATGGAGTACTGGACGATGAGGACGACGAAAATGCTGAATACAATCAACACAAAGCAAGGCGTTCGCAAAGTCCCGATATTGGTTTGGTGCCACCGGTGAGCAACAAGCCAAGATTATCAATATCAGAACGAGGTCAAATGGTACATGTTCGTGAAACAGCCAGTGACATGTCCATGAAACAGGTTCAATACCAAGGATCCGAACCAGAAACCCCAAGCGAGCGGAATACACCGTTGTCATTCACAGTTCCAAGTCTCAATAAACCCGAAACACCTCCTGTATTATCTACACCGCCGCCATTACATTCACCCCCAACGCCACCGGTGGATGAGTGCGAAACTATCAGCACTGTAATAAGTGAAACTGTGGAAGAACGTCCCGATTCTAGAGGTCGAACACGTTTGGTTAAGGTTAAACGCGTTCTCAGAAAAAGAGTTCCTTCGGGTACCCGCTCTCGCGATACCTCTCTCAGTAGGCCAGCCTCGAGTATAGGTTCAGCATATGAACCATTGGCATCCGTCACAACAAGACCCCTATCCACAACAAGAAGATCTGCTACAACTGAATCAAGATCACCCGGTCCTATTGGCAGAAGACCTttaatagttgatactaaaGCGAACTCACTGGACGGGAAAAACCAAAAGGCTTCGCCCTTGATATCATCTTCACACGAATCAGTAGAAGTGGCCACCCATCCTCCCACGCCCATAAGCGATGAAGAGGCCCAAGAGAAAGTTCGTTCTGCCATATCCTATTCCACCGATATGGTTCTCTTCATTGTCGCCTGTTATTTCTATCTATTCAAAGACGCAAGGCTAGTTTTGCCCATATTGGCTCTAATGATATATCGCCAATTGGGTGAGGCGATTAATAAATGCATACCTAGTTGGTTGAGGCGCAAAAAAGAATAA